Proteins from one Bdellovibrionota bacterium genomic window:
- a CDS encoding response regulator, with the protein MKTVKRILVVDDEKTILLSLAYALKMDGVDVITCNKVEWAEKALQNYYFDLIVTDVRLSKTSDREGMDIVELTKKRHPDTKVIVMTAFGSDEVREEAKRLGADQYFDKPIDLDSLLDAVERLGVPMKRRVPSSGAKSTSS; encoded by the coding sequence ATGAAAACGGTCAAACGCATCCTCGTCGTCGATGACGAGAAAACGATCCTTTTGAGCCTGGCCTACGCGCTCAAAATGGATGGAGTGGATGTCATCACCTGCAATAAGGTCGAATGGGCGGAGAAAGCTCTTCAGAATTATTACTTCGACCTGATCGTCACGGACGTCCGACTTTCCAAAACAAGCGACCGGGAAGGGATGGACATCGTCGAGCTGACGAAGAAACGCCACCCGGACACCAAGGTGATCGTCATGACCGCGTTCGGGTCGGATGAGGTCCGGGAGGAGGCGAAGCGGTTGGGCGCCGATCAATATTTCGACAAACCGATCGACTTGGACTCCCTCTTGGACGCCGTTGAACGCCTGGGAGTCCCCATGAAACGC
- a CDS encoding PAS domain S-box protein, protein EIVGYSRNELMGKTFNDITYPEDRKASERTFEKVRSGEMSTCSIDKRYVRKDGTIVWATLTGSAVRDSSGKPKYLIAVVEDISERKRIEQALRESEEQSRATFEQAAVGISHVSPEGMFLHANRKLCQLFGYEREELLKMSFRSLTHPEDLKKSEQYLDQLLRGTVGSLSAEKRYVRKDGSTMWAMLTVSTVRDAIQKPKYFISVIEDITERKLIEEKQKLYREVFTNSNDAIAILDLDGRYREQNPAHRTLLGYHDAELSNATPAIHFGEEAFQKIAARLQANDTYRGELISRRKDGSFVNIELAAFPVRSERGESTCYVGIKRDITERKRKDEELRLLARIVSMAVDAVSAVDEEGRFIFWNKAAEKIFGFTAAEVLGRNIREVLVPPEKMDEADEILTRQPGDPHAVIVRRRTERLHKDNRRIPVMNTSFPIVDEAGRYCGRAGFHQDLTDIVKMEKALMEQSRMAAVGAMAAAVAHEIRNPLFGISSVAQILARETKHDPELCELGDSMLVEITRLNKLLENLLLYSRPKRLELSPTDPRHICSELLEFHGALLSSKNLRIDSEFEPTSSEIMIDPTQIRQVLLNLCLNAMQASPEGGIIHVRSHVTTTPKVEWTFEINNSGEVIERKNLPLVFQPFFSTKKDGFGLGLAVCRKIVEEHGGTIHCASDTKDGTTIRFAIPLRAALTQEANSV, encoded by the coding sequence CGAAATCGTCGGTTATTCGCGAAACGAGCTGATGGGAAAAACTTTTAATGACATCACCTATCCCGAGGATCGGAAAGCGAGCGAGCGGACTTTTGAAAAGGTTCGAAGCGGTGAAATGAGCACCTGTTCGATCGACAAGAGATACGTGAGAAAGGACGGAACCATCGTCTGGGCGACGCTGACCGGGAGCGCCGTGCGCGATTCGTCGGGAAAACCGAAATATTTGATCGCCGTTGTAGAGGACATTTCGGAACGCAAACGGATCGAGCAGGCGCTTCGAGAAAGCGAGGAACAGTCCCGCGCTACATTTGAACAAGCCGCCGTGGGAATCTCCCATGTTTCACCCGAAGGAATGTTCCTCCACGCCAATCGGAAGCTTTGCCAGCTTTTTGGCTACGAACGCGAGGAACTCCTGAAAATGTCCTTCCGGTCCCTGACGCATCCGGAAGACCTCAAAAAAAGCGAGCAGTACCTGGATCAGCTTCTTCGAGGCACCGTCGGAAGCCTCAGCGCCGAAAAGAGGTACGTTCGGAAGGACGGCTCGACGATGTGGGCCATGCTCACGGTATCCACCGTTCGCGACGCCATTCAAAAACCGAAGTATTTCATTTCCGTCATCGAAGACATTACGGAGCGCAAACTCATTGAAGAAAAACAAAAACTCTATCGGGAAGTCTTTACCAACTCGAACGACGCGATCGCCATCCTCGACCTGGACGGCCGATACCGTGAACAGAATCCCGCCCACCGCACTCTGCTCGGATACCACGATGCTGAACTATCCAATGCCACGCCGGCGATTCACTTCGGAGAGGAGGCGTTCCAGAAAATCGCGGCGAGGCTTCAAGCCAACGACACTTACCGGGGAGAACTGATCAGCCGTCGAAAAGACGGCTCTTTCGTCAACATCGAATTGGCGGCTTTCCCGGTTCGAAGCGAAAGAGGCGAATCGACCTGCTACGTCGGAATCAAGCGGGATATCACGGAACGGAAGAGAAAAGACGAGGAGCTTCGCTTGTTGGCCCGGATTGTATCGATGGCGGTGGATGCGGTGAGTGCCGTGGATGAAGAAGGTCGATTCATCTTTTGGAACAAAGCCGCCGAAAAGATCTTCGGCTTCACCGCCGCAGAAGTTCTCGGCCGAAACATTCGAGAGGTTCTGGTTCCGCCGGAAAAAATGGACGAGGCCGACGAAATATTGACACGACAGCCCGGCGATCCACACGCCGTGATCGTCCGGCGCCGGACGGAAAGGCTGCACAAAGATAACCGCCGGATTCCCGTGATGAATACGAGTTTTCCGATTGTGGACGAAGCCGGCCGCTACTGCGGTCGGGCCGGATTCCACCAGGATCTGACCGATATCGTCAAAATGGAGAAGGCGCTGATGGAACAGTCTCGCATGGCCGCGGTCGGCGCCATGGCGGCCGCCGTCGCCCACGAGATCCGAAATCCCCTGTTCGGCATTTCTTCGGTCGCCCAAATTCTTGCGCGCGAGACCAAGCACGATCCGGAGCTTTGTGAACTGGGCGATTCCATGCTCGTCGAAATCACCCGGCTCAATAAATTGCTGGAGAATCTTTTACTTTACTCCCGACCCAAACGCCTCGAGCTGTCGCCCACAGATCCCCGGCATATTTGTTCCGAACTGCTCGAGTTTCACGGTGCGCTCCTGTCGTCAAAAAACCTACGGATCGATTCGGAGTTCGAACCTACATCGAGCGAGATCATGATCGACCCCACCCAAATACGTCAGGTCCTCTTGAACCTCTGCTTGAACGCCATGCAAGCCTCCCCGGAGGGAGGAATAATCCACGTTCGAAGCCACGTGACGACAACCCCTAAGGTGGAATGGACATTTGAAATCAACAACTCCGGAGAGGTGATCGAACGGAAAAATCTCCCCCTCGTCTTTCAGCCATTTTTTTCTACTAAAAAGGACGGCTTTGGCCTGGGTCTGGCCGTGTGCCGAAAGATCGTGGAAGAGCATGGCGGAACGATCCATTGCGCCAGCGACACGAAAGATGGAACAACCATCCGATTTGCGATTCCGTTGCGGGCCGCCTTGACGCAGGAAGCGAATTCGGTATGA